The following are encoded together in the Terriglobia bacterium genome:
- a CDS encoding tail fiber protein, with the protein MSEPYLGEVKVISWNFPPKGWAFCNGQLLPINQNQALFSILGTTYGGDGRVNFALPNLQGRMPVHTGGGITLGELGGETAHTLNISELPAHSHAPVGSNTNPPTSPSAAGNLWSANNAKPFAPTPTVAMNPACILPTGGSQPHENMSPYLVLNFIIALQGIFPSQN; encoded by the coding sequence ATGTCAGAGCCATATCTGGGCGAAGTGAAAGTCATCAGTTGGAATTTCCCTCCCAAGGGCTGGGCCTTCTGCAACGGGCAATTGCTGCCTATCAATCAGAACCAGGCTTTGTTTTCCATCCTGGGAACCACCTACGGCGGCGACGGCCGGGTCAACTTTGCCCTTCCCAACCTGCAGGGCCGCATGCCGGTCCACACGGGCGGGGGCATTACCCTGGGCGAACTCGGCGGTGAAACCGCGCATACCCTCAACATTTCCGAGCTGCCTGCTCATAGCCACGCGCCGGTGGGCAGCAACACCAATCCGCCTACCTCGCCCAGCGCTGCGGGAAACTTGTGGTCGGCGAACAATGCCAAACCGTTTGCCCCCACGCCCACGGTCGCGATGAATCCTGCGTGCATCCTGCCCACGGGAGGCAGCCAGCCGCATGAGAATATGTCGCCGTACCTGGTGCTGAATTTCATCATCGCGCTGCAGGGGATTTTCCCCAGCCAGAACTAG
- a CDS encoding DUF11 domain-containing protein, protein MSAAPLQTTPAPGPKIWLGDNQAAPVKPVGPSLAQSVAAGQAQPLSMATADVDGDGVADMIAGFSAPGGGAIVIHRGNVDAFAPQSNASFLAIGRGQFPAPFLPDTQIVSIPVRPDFMALGSFTPGGQQDLVVASLGGSNLYVFPGDGRGNFGAPQTLALTGGVTAMASENLVRGQPYSNLVVGVSTPQSSSLQIFSGSEKGLGPLSAFALDAAASNIVFGDFGDSHTDAAFLSGGNAFILHSSNFQIEALSLPVNASAMALGSFIFDRTGGLQIALLTSDGSLHIAAHTEFDPRPLTAQEHQARLQAGRRGYGNPLDPPRTLPMNGFRIVESIASAAPFTPGQPPVLFRTRISDHGADDVMVLNPSMGQMAVISHPDVAAGATTFLPAQISTRPYAGSPVAALPMRTNIDGRPGVVALHAGQLAPAVMMPLPDPTFFVNRTDDPIPGTVATTCNNVSNVDVSSSCSVREAILKANATAGTDTITIAAGTYTLSLARPSPVTYDGKSGTLEVLDSVNIVGAGQGTTIIRAGTTNTNGVDMLLAVNEDIAVLTNASASISNLTLQFGRNRGSVAGFDGDGGCMEFDTGGAGTANLTLTNVTFSDCSTTDGNGAGIAIFNASSGATGGPGLATITNSIFQNGSVAEVNTNAAGSGGGIWVADLARMSLSNSQIINNNANQINGTGRGVGGGLFIFSAGANSRQTVLHSNTITGNNASGDGGGIWDTSNLLIDNGGSPASLTVISGNTAGGNGGGIHYHAVSPDVMTLTKVTITGNTATGNGGGIDSGEPTLAHAFTMSFSRLAGNTAATAKNLNNNHSTATVTNNWWGTNTPAATINTINSGVTTFDPFIVLTHTASPSTIRINQSTTLTGDMSKDNHGVGTALAGNLDVIVGLPITFNNPILGTIPQAQPETLGNPVPTATATFNAGGTSGNGHADATVDQATVTANIIILEPLQITKSFNPTTVAVGVSSTLSFAVNNPNVIAVDASFTDTFPANLVVAATPGATNTCGGTFTAVAGAGSVSFSNAALPVGSCTITVNVSSAVDSVYNNSVTINSTAAGTGAQSTSSASLTVINPPTITKAFGAATIPLNGSTSLTFTLSSTNANLTLNGVAFTDNLPAGLVVATPSNLTSTCSGTATAVDGSSSVSLSGASLAPGASCTVSLNVTGTTAGVKNNSVQVSSTNAGTGNTSNASITVVAPPVIIKAFGAASIPLNGSTSLTFTIQNNNTTVSLTGVGFSDTLPAGLVVSTPNGLTGSCGGGTITATQGTNVISLTGATLAASTSCTFSVNVTGTAAGTQNNTTGNVTSTEGGTGGTASASINVVAPPSIAKAFGATTIPLNGTTSLTFTITNPAANAVAETGVAFTDTLPTGLVVATPNGLSNTCGGTATAVASSTSISLTGGTIAVNANCTVVVNITGTASGQYTNTSGAVTSTNGGTGNTATANLTVATPPTITKAFGAASIPLNGSTSLTFTINNPNTGLALTGVAFTDNLPAGLVVATPNALNNTCGGTATAVAGSGSISLSGGTLASSASCTVSVNVTGVTAGIKNNSVQVTSTEGGTGNTSNASITVAGPPVIIKAFGAASIPLNGSTSLTFTIQNNNTTTTLTGVGFSDTLPAGLVVSTPNGLTGSCGGGTITATQATNVISLTGATLAQSTSCTFSVNVTGTAAGTQNNTTGNVTSTEGGTGGTASASINVVAPPSIAKAFGATGIPLNGTTSLTFTITNPAANAVAEAGVAFTDTLPTGLVVATPNGLTNTCGGTATAVAGSTSISLTGGTIAASSNCTVTVNITGTAAGTFVNTSGAVSSTNGGTGNTATATLTVATPPTITKSFGAASIPLNGTTSLSFTINNPNTGTTLTGVAFTDNLPAGMVVATPNALTSTCGGTATAVAGSGSVSLSGGTLASSASCTLSVNVTGTTGGVKNNSVQVTATESGPGNTSNASITVTSPPVIIKAFGAASIPLNGSTSLTFTIQNNNTTSSLTGVGFSDTLPAGLVVATPNGLTGSCGGGTITATQATSVISLTGATLAASTSCTFSVNVTGTTAGTKNNTTGNVTSVEGGTGGTASASIAVVAPPSIAKAFNPTAIAVNGVSTLTFTITNPAANTVAEAGVAFTDTLPAGMVVATPNGLTNTCGGTATATAGSGSVSLTGGTVAAASTCALAVNVTASATGSFVNTSGAVSSTNGGTGNTATATLTVQPADLTITKTHTGTFTRGQTGAVWTITVTNSGAGPTVGTVTVVDTLPAITNPPVPTAISGTGWTCTLGTLTCTRSDVLAPGASYPAISLTVNIPINIRNNFTNTATVSGGGETNTGNNTATDSISLGPPIIINPHAGTTMALPAGASGTIGFDVTDDDPTLGTVGFTCAGLPVGAACMFNPAGTIASTTLVTMTITTSGRSSGIVVQSRNTPWRPTAPFYSLLLPAMGFAFVTLGAKKDRRRALRGLAIFAVMAFLIVLAGCGGGPHGIVTPAGTYQITVTAVTPTVQANTNITLTVQ, encoded by the coding sequence GCCTGACACCCAGATCGTCAGCATTCCCGTCCGGCCTGATTTCATGGCGCTGGGCAGCTTCACGCCCGGCGGACAACAGGACCTGGTGGTAGCTTCCCTCGGCGGCAGCAACTTGTACGTTTTCCCCGGCGACGGACGCGGCAACTTCGGCGCCCCGCAAACCCTCGCGCTCACCGGCGGCGTCACCGCCATGGCGTCTGAAAACCTGGTACGTGGACAGCCTTACTCCAATCTGGTCGTCGGCGTCTCTACTCCGCAGAGTTCTTCTTTGCAGATCTTCTCCGGTTCTGAAAAAGGTTTGGGACCGCTGTCCGCCTTTGCCCTGGACGCCGCCGCCAGCAACATCGTATTTGGCGACTTTGGCGATTCCCATACCGACGCGGCTTTTCTCTCCGGCGGCAACGCCTTCATTCTTCATTCTTCGAATTTCCAGATCGAAGCTCTCTCTCTGCCCGTGAACGCCAGCGCCATGGCCCTGGGCTCGTTTATTTTTGACCGCACCGGCGGATTGCAGATCGCTCTGCTGACCTCGGACGGCAGCCTGCACATTGCCGCGCACACTGAATTTGATCCTCGCCCGCTCACCGCGCAAGAGCATCAGGCGCGCCTGCAGGCCGGGCGGCGCGGGTATGGCAATCCGCTGGACCCGCCGCGCACTCTTCCCATGAACGGTTTCAGGATCGTGGAGAGCATTGCCTCGGCCGCGCCCTTTACGCCCGGACAGCCTCCGGTCCTGTTCCGCACGCGCATCTCTGATCACGGCGCTGACGATGTGATGGTGCTCAACCCCTCCATGGGACAGATGGCCGTGATCTCGCATCCTGACGTGGCGGCCGGCGCCACCACTTTTCTTCCCGCACAGATTTCCACGCGGCCGTATGCCGGCTCGCCCGTAGCGGCGCTGCCCATGCGCACCAATATTGACGGACGCCCCGGCGTCGTCGCGTTGCACGCCGGCCAGCTCGCTCCGGCCGTGATGATGCCGCTGCCCGATCCAACGTTCTTCGTCAATCGCACCGACGATCCAATACCTGGAACCGTTGCCACCACCTGCAATAACGTCAGCAATGTAGATGTGTCTTCGTCTTGCAGCGTGCGTGAAGCCATCCTCAAGGCCAACGCCACCGCCGGCACGGACACCATTACCATCGCGGCGGGCACTTATACGCTCTCTCTCGCCAGACCCAGCCCCGTCACATACGACGGCAAATCGGGAACCTTGGAAGTTCTGGACTCGGTCAACATCGTCGGCGCAGGTCAGGGCACAACGATCATTCGTGCAGGCACAACCAATACCAACGGCGTTGACATGTTGCTGGCTGTCAACGAAGACATAGCTGTGCTTACAAATGCCAGCGCCAGCATCTCCAACCTCACTCTGCAATTTGGCAGGAACCGCGGAAGCGTTGCCGGCTTTGACGGCGATGGCGGCTGCATGGAGTTCGACACCGGTGGCGCCGGGACTGCCAACCTGACGCTGACAAACGTAACATTCAGCGACTGCAGTACCACCGATGGCAACGGTGCTGGAATTGCGATCTTCAATGCTTCTTCCGGCGCAACCGGCGGCCCCGGATTGGCAACCATTACCAACAGTATTTTCCAGAACGGCTCAGTAGCGGAAGTTAACACAAATGCAGCCGGCAGCGGCGGCGGTATCTGGGTGGCTGATCTTGCTCGGATGTCTCTGAGCAACAGCCAGATCATCAACAACAACGCCAACCAGATCAACGGCACAGGCCGCGGCGTTGGCGGCGGGCTCTTTATCTTTTCTGCTGGCGCCAATTCAAGACAAACTGTACTCCATAGCAACACCATCACCGGCAACAACGCGTCCGGTGACGGCGGCGGAATTTGGGACACTTCGAACCTCTTGATTGACAACGGCGGTTCCCCGGCCAGCCTTACCGTCATCTCCGGCAACACCGCCGGCGGAAACGGCGGCGGCATCCACTACCACGCGGTCAGCCCGGACGTGATGACGCTGACCAAGGTCACCATCACCGGCAACACCGCTACCGGCAATGGTGGCGGCATTGATTCTGGCGAGCCAACACTGGCGCACGCCTTTACCATGAGCTTCAGCCGCCTGGCTGGCAATACCGCGGCGACTGCCAAGAACCTGAACAATAACCACTCCACCGCCACCGTGACCAACAACTGGTGGGGCACCAATACTCCGGCCGCGACTATCAATACGATCAACAGCGGCGTCACCACGTTTGATCCGTTCATCGTACTGACGCACACCGCCTCGCCGAGTACCATTCGCATCAACCAGAGCACCACGCTCACCGGCGACATGAGCAAAGACAATCATGGCGTCGGTACAGCCCTGGCTGGAAATCTGGATGTTATCGTCGGTCTGCCGATCACTTTCAACAATCCAATTCTGGGAACCATTCCTCAAGCCCAGCCGGAAACTCTAGGCAACCCCGTGCCCACGGCCACGGCCACTTTCAATGCGGGCGGGACCAGCGGCAACGGGCACGCCGACGCCACCGTTGACCAGGCCACGGTTACCGCCAACATCATCATTCTTGAGCCGCTGCAGATCACCAAGAGCTTCAACCCCACCACGGTTGCGGTGGGTGTTTCCAGCACGCTCAGCTTCGCCGTCAACAATCCGAACGTGATCGCCGTGGACGCCAGCTTTACCGATACTTTCCCAGCCAACCTGGTGGTTGCGGCCACACCCGGCGCCACCAACACCTGCGGCGGCACGTTTACGGCCGTCGCCGGCGCGGGCAGCGTAAGCTTCTCCAACGCGGCGTTGCCTGTGGGCTCCTGCACCATCACGGTGAACGTATCCAGCGCGGTTGATAGCGTCTACAACAACAGCGTCACCATCAATTCCACGGCGGCCGGCACCGGCGCGCAATCTACATCTTCCGCCAGCCTCACGGTCATCAATCCGCCGACCATCACCAAAGCTTTCGGCGCCGCGACCATTCCGCTGAACGGCTCCACCAGCCTGACTTTCACGCTCAGCAGCACGAACGCGAATTTGACGTTGAACGGCGTCGCTTTTACTGACAACTTGCCTGCAGGCTTGGTCGTCGCCACGCCCAGCAATTTGACCAGCACTTGCAGCGGCACGGCCACGGCAGTGGACGGATCTTCTTCCGTCAGCTTGTCGGGCGCCAGCCTGGCTCCCGGCGCAAGCTGCACCGTCTCTTTGAACGTGACCGGCACCACCGCTGGAGTGAAGAACAACAGCGTTCAGGTCAGCTCCACCAACGCTGGAACCGGGAACACGTCCAACGCTTCCATCACGGTGGTGGCTCCGCCGGTGATCATCAAAGCTTTTGGCGCGGCCAGCATTCCGCTGAACGGCTCCACCAGCCTGACCTTCACCATCCAGAACAACAACACCACGGTTTCGCTCACCGGCGTCGGCTTCAGTGACACGTTGCCCGCGGGCCTGGTGGTCTCCACGCCCAACGGCCTGACCGGCTCTTGCGGTGGCGGGACGATCACCGCCACGCAGGGGACCAACGTCATCAGCTTGACCGGAGCAACTCTGGCAGCGAGCACTTCATGCACGTTCTCGGTCAACGTGACCGGCACGGCTGCCGGCACGCAGAACAACACCACCGGCAACGTCACTTCCACGGAAGGCGGCACCGGCGGAACGGCCTCGGCCAGCATCAACGTGGTAGCGCCTCCGTCCATCGCCAAGGCCTTTGGCGCGACGACGATTCCGCTGAACGGCACCACCTCGCTGACCTTCACCATCACTAACCCTGCGGCCAATGCGGTTGCCGAAACCGGAGTCGCGTTCACTGATACGCTGCCCACCGGCCTGGTCGTGGCCACGCCTAACGGCTTGAGCAACACTTGCGGCGGCACTGCCACCGCGGTCGCCAGTTCAACCAGCATCTCGCTCACCGGCGGCACCATCGCCGTCAACGCGAACTGCACCGTGGTGGTGAACATTACCGGCACGGCGTCAGGACAGTACACCAACACCAGCGGCGCGGTGACCTCCACCAATGGCGGCACCGGCAACACGGCTACCGCCAACCTGACAGTCGCTACGCCGCCGACCATCACCAAGGCCTTTGGCGCGGCCAGCATTCCGTTGAACGGTTCAACTTCGCTGACCTTCACCATCAATAATCCGAACACCGGCCTGGCGCTGACCGGGGTAGCGTTTACTGACAATCTGCCAGCTGGCCTGGTCGTGGCCACGCCCAACGCGCTCAACAACACTTGCGGCGGCACAGCCACTGCGGTAGCGGGCTCGGGCAGCATCAGCCTCTCCGGCGGGACTCTGGCCTCCAGCGCGTCGTGCACGGTCTCAGTGAACGTTACCGGCGTCACGGCGGGCATCAAGAACAACAGCGTCCAGGTGACATCCACGGAAGGCGGAACGGGAAATACGTCCAACGCTTCCATCACCGTGGCGGGACCGCCGGTGATCATCAAGGCATTCGGCGCGGCCAGCATTCCGCTGAACGGCTCCACCAGCCTGACCTTCACCATTCAGAACAACAACACCACGACTACACTCACTGGCGTCGGCTTTAGCGACACGCTGCCCGCAGGCCTGGTCGTCTCCACGCCCAACGGTCTGACCGGCTCTTGCGGCGGCGGGACCATTACCGCCACGCAGGCGACCAACGTCATCAGCTTGACCGGAGCAACGCTGGCGCAAAGCACGTCGTGCACCTTCTCCGTCAATGTGACCGGCACGGCGGCGGGCACGCAGAACAACACCACCGGCAACGTCACTTCCACGGAAGGCGGCACCGGCGGAACGGCCTCAGCCAGCATCAACGTGGTAGCGCCGCCGTCCATCGCCAAGGCCTTCGGCGCCACCGGAATTCCGCTGAACGGCACCACGTCATTGACCTTCACCATCACCAATCCTGCGGCCAACGCAGTTGCTGAGGCTGGAGTCGCGTTCACCGACACGCTGCCCACCGGCCTGGTAGTGGCCACGCCCAACGGCTTGACCAACACTTGCGGCGGCACAGCCACGGCGGTCGCCGGATCAACCAGCATCTCGCTCACCGGCGGCACCATCGCTGCCAGCAGCAATTGCACGGTCACCGTGAACATCACGGGTACCGCCGCTGGGACGTTCGTCAACACCTCCGGCGCTGTGAGCTCCACCAACGGTGGGACCGGTAACACGGCGACGGCAACTCTGACCGTAGCCACGCCGCCGACCATCACCAAGTCGTTTGGCGCAGCCAGCATTCCGCTGAACGGGACCACGTCGCTGAGCTTCACCATTAACAACCCCAACACCGGCACCACGCTGACCGGGGTCGCGTTTACTGACAATCTTCCTGCCGGCATGGTAGTGGCGACGCCCAACGCGTTGACCAGCACCTGCGGCGGCACAGCTACCGCAGTCGCGGGCTCGGGTTCTGTCAGCTTGTCCGGCGGCACTCTGGCGTCCAGCGCGTCTTGCACGCTCAGCGTCAACGTGACCGGCACCACGGGCGGCGTGAAGAACAACAGCGTCCAGGTCACAGCCACGGAAAGCGGCCCGGGTAACACGTCCAACGCCAGCATCACCGTGACTTCACCGCCGGTCATCATCAAGGCCTTCGGCGCGGCCAGCATTCCGCTGAACGGCTCCACCAGCCTGACCTTCACCATTCAGAACAACAACACCACCAGTTCATTGACCGGCGTAGGCTTCAGTGACACTCTGCCCGCGGGCCTGGTGGTCGCCACGCCCAACGGTCTGACCGGCTCTTGCGGTGGCGGGACCATCACCGCCACGCAGGCCACCAGCGTCATCAGCCTGACCGGAGCAACGCTGGCCGCCAGCACGTCATGCACTTTCAGCGTGAATGTGACCGGCACAACGGCAGGGACCAAGAACAACACCACCGGCAACGTGACCTCCGTTGAGGGCGGCACCGGCGGTACTGCTTCCGCCAGCATCGCTGTGGTAGCGCCTCCATCTATCGCCAAGGCATTCAACCCCACGGCTATTGCCGTCAACGGCGTTTCCACCTTGACCTTCACCATCACCAACCCAGCCGCCAACACCGTGGCTGAGGCGGGTGTAGCGTTTACCGATACTCTGCCGGCAGGCATGGTTGTGGCCACGCCGAATGGGCTGACCAACACCTGCGGCGGGACGGCAACGGCCACCGCGGGCTCGGGCAGCGTCTCGCTGACCGGAGGCACCGTGGCTGCGGCCAGCACTTGCGCGCTTGCAGTGAATGTGACCGCCAGTGCGACGGGAAGCTTCGTCAACACCAGCGGCGCCGTGAGTTCCACGAACGGCGGCACCGGCAACACGGCGACGGCAACCCTCACGGTACAGCCGGCTGATCTCACTATCACCAAGACCCACACCGGCACGTTTACCCGCGGACAAACCGGGGCCGTCTGGACCATCACGGTCACGAACTCCGGCGCTGGACCGACCGTAGGCACCGTGACGGTCGTGGACACGCTACCCGCCATCACTAACCCGCCTGTGCCGACGGCCATCAGCGGCACGGGATGGACTTGCACCCTGGGCACCCTGACCTGTACGCGCTCTGACGTTTTGGCGCCGGGCGCCAGCTACCCGGCCATCTCGCTGACCGTGAATATTCCCATCAACATCCGGAACAACTTCACCAACACCGCCACAGTCTCCGGCGGCGGCGAAACCAATACCGGCAACAACACAGCCACCGATTCCATCAGCCTGGGACCGCCGATCATCATCAACCCACATGCGGGCACCACCATGGCTCTTCCGGCTGGGGCATCGGGCACGATTGGCTTTGATGTAACTGACGACGATCCCACTTTGGGTACGGTGGGCTTCACCTGCGCCGGACTGCCCGTCGGCGCGGCGTGCATGTTCAATCCAGCGGGAACCATCGCGAGCACCACCCTGGTGACCATGACCATCACCACCTCGGGACGGTCGTCCGGCATCGTGGTCCAGAGCAGGAACACGCCCTGGCGACCCACGGCCCCGTTCTACTCCTTGCTGCTCCCGGCCATGGGATTTGCCTTTGTGACTCTGGGCGCAAAGAAGGACAGGCGGCGGGCGCTGCGCGGCTTGGCGATCTTTGCTGTAATGGCGTTCCTCATCGTGTTGGCGGGTTGTGGCGGCGGTCCGCATGGAATCGTCACTCCCGCAGGGACCTACCAGATAACCGTAACCGCGGTCACGCCGACCGTGCAGGCCAACACCAACATTACGCTGACCGTGCAGTAG
- a CDS encoding tail fiber protein, with product MSSPFIGEIRMFGGNFAPAGWAFCDGSLIPISENDALFNLIGTTYGGDGVNTFALPDLRSRIPVHVGPGFALGQSGGVETVTLTTSQIPAHSHVPQANAAAGTQVGPQNNVWASTSPSLNQYSNVAPTLTMDPGAMGPSGGSQPHDNMVPFLAINFILSLFGIFPSQV from the coding sequence ATGTCAAGTCCGTTTATCGGCGAAATCCGGATGTTTGGCGGAAACTTCGCCCCTGCAGGCTGGGCGTTCTGCGATGGGTCCCTCATTCCCATCTCAGAGAACGATGCCCTCTTCAACCTGATTGGCACCACGTATGGCGGCGATGGAGTCAACACCTTTGCCCTGCCTGACCTGCGCAGCCGCATCCCCGTCCACGTTGGACCGGGCTTTGCTCTGGGGCAGAGCGGCGGTGTGGAAACCGTCACCTTGACCACCAGCCAGATTCCCGCGCATTCCCACGTGCCCCAGGCCAATGCCGCGGCGGGAACACAGGTCGGCCCGCAAAACAACGTATGGGCCTCTACCAGTCCCAGCTTGAACCAGTACTCCAACGTTGCCCCCACCTTGACCATGGACCCGGGAGCCATGGGCCCGTCCGGCGGTTCGCAACCGCACGACAATATGGTGCCTTTCCTGGCCATCAACTTTATTCTCTCGTTGTTTGGGATCTTTCCGTCGCAGGTGTAA